A portion of the Chitinivorax sp. PXF-14 genome contains these proteins:
- a CDS encoding PHA/PHB synthase family protein, whose protein sequence is MDTAKQTEDSLLDFDRLLHVWISRYTSGISPAALAQAFFDWAIHLGLSPAKQHQLVDKAVFQWMRLLDYCAHAPAASGQRAIEPLVQDNRFESGEWQAWPYNAVYQSFLLGQQWWHYATTDVRGVTDHHEQVVNFTMRQLLDIFSPSNFFASNPEVIQATGREHGQNLLRGWQNWLDDVQRHQHRGKPAGADLFRVGHEVAVTPGKVVFRNRLIELIQYAPSTDTVAAEPILIVPSWIMKYYILDLSPHNSLVRFLVEQGHTVFMLSWKNPDAGDRNLMMDDYLKLGVLAALDHVSSALPGQRINAAGYCLGGTLLAIAAAWLAGRDDQRLNTVTLFAAQVDFDEPGELSLFIEESQLAFLEDVMWDKGYLRGGLMHGAFELLNSRDLFWSRLTRDYLLGTRLPLNDLMAWNADATRMPYRMHTEYLRRLYGNNELATGQYHIDGKTVALTDIRAPICAVGTTKDHVSPWKSVYKIRMLSDADVTFVLVNGGHNAGIVSEPGHAHRVHQVRTQLAQDKYLSPDEWQRSTPVQEGSWWPTWDGWLRQHNGAGTVPARQPDETGLGDAPGSYVLLA, encoded by the coding sequence ATGGACACCGCAAAACAGACCGAAGACAGCCTGCTCGATTTCGATCGCCTGCTGCATGTGTGGATCAGCCGCTACACCAGCGGCATCTCGCCGGCCGCGCTGGCCCAGGCCTTTTTCGACTGGGCGATTCATCTTGGCCTGTCGCCGGCGAAGCAGCATCAACTGGTCGACAAGGCGGTGTTCCAGTGGATGCGCCTGCTCGACTATTGCGCACATGCCCCGGCCGCCAGCGGCCAGCGCGCGATCGAGCCGCTGGTGCAGGATAACCGCTTCGAGAGCGGCGAATGGCAGGCCTGGCCTTACAACGCGGTCTACCAGTCGTTTCTGCTCGGCCAGCAGTGGTGGCATTATGCGACCACCGATGTGCGCGGCGTGACGGATCATCACGAGCAGGTGGTGAATTTCACCATGCGCCAGCTGCTCGACATCTTTTCGCCATCGAATTTCTTTGCCAGCAACCCGGAAGTGATCCAGGCCACCGGCCGCGAGCATGGGCAGAACCTGCTGCGCGGCTGGCAGAACTGGCTCGACGACGTGCAGCGCCACCAGCACCGTGGCAAGCCTGCCGGTGCCGACCTGTTTCGCGTCGGGCACGAGGTGGCCGTCACGCCGGGCAAGGTGGTGTTCCGCAACCGGCTGATCGAGCTGATCCAGTATGCGCCGAGCACCGACACGGTGGCCGCCGAGCCCATTCTCATCGTGCCGTCGTGGATCATGAAGTACTACATCCTCGATCTGTCGCCGCACAACTCGCTCGTACGCTTTCTCGTCGAACAGGGCCATACCGTGTTCATGCTGTCGTGGAAGAACCCCGACGCCGGCGACCGCAACCTGATGATGGACGACTACCTCAAGCTCGGTGTGCTCGCCGCGCTCGACCATGTCAGCAGCGCCTTGCCGGGGCAGCGCATCAATGCTGCGGGCTACTGCCTCGGCGGCACGCTGCTCGCGATTGCCGCCGCCTGGCTGGCGGGCCGCGACGATCAGCGCCTCAACACGGTGACGCTGTTCGCGGCGCAGGTCGATTTCGACGAGCCGGGCGAGCTGTCGCTGTTCATCGAGGAGAGCCAGCTCGCCTTCCTCGAGGATGTCATGTGGGACAAGGGCTATCTGCGTGGCGGGCTGATGCACGGCGCGTTCGAGCTGCTCAACTCGCGCGACCTGTTCTGGTCGCGGCTGACGCGCGACTATCTGCTCGGCACGCGGCTGCCGCTCAACGACCTGATGGCCTGGAATGCCGACGCCACGCGCATGCCCTATCGCATGCACACCGAATACCTGCGCCGGCTGTACGGCAACAACGAGCTGGCCACCGGGCAATATCACATCGATGGGAAAACTGTGGCGCTCACCGACATCCGCGCGCCGATCTGCGCCGTCGGCACGACCAAGGACCACGTGTCGCCATGGAAATCGGTCTACAAGATACGCATGCTGTCCGATGCCGATGTCACCTTCGTGCTGGTCAACGGTGGCCACAACGCCGGCATTGTCAGCGAACCGGGCCACGCGCACCGCGTGCACCAGGTGCGCACGCAGCTCGCGCAGGATAAATACCTGTCGCCCGACGAGTGGCAGCGCTCCACCCCGGTGCAGGAGGGATCGTGGTGGCCGACCTGGGATGGCTGGCTCAGGCAACACAACGGCGCGGGCACCGTGCCGGCGCGGCAGCCCGACGAGACCGGGCTTGGCGACGCGCCGGGCAGCTACGTGCTGCTGGCCTGA